The proteins below come from a single Salinivibrio kushneri genomic window:
- a CDS encoding NCS2 family permease — MLERLFKLKAHGTDLRTEVIAGFTTFLTMAYIIFVNPSILAETGMDKGAVFVATCLAAAIGCLVMGIVANYPVAQAPGMGLNAFFTYTVVLQMGHSWQVALAAVFISGLCFIALSVLRVREWIINSIPMSLRTGISAGIGLFLALIALQNAGIVVDHPATLVALGDVTAFAPAMAALGFFLTIGLVHRGLKGAVMIAILAVTVIGVVAGDVSYGGVMSAPPSLAPTFMQLDFSGALEVGLVSIVFAFLFVDLFDTAGTLVGVAQRAELLDKDGKLPRLNRALLADSTATSVGALLGTSNTTSYIESVSGVAAGGRTGLTAVVVGILFLLALFFAPLAGMVPAYATAGALFYVAILMMSGLVGINWRDLTEAAPVVVVCLLMPLTYSIASGIGLGFIAFCAVKTFAGKGREVPVSIWILAGLFLLKFVFLV; from the coding sequence ATGTTAGAGCGTTTATTTAAACTCAAAGCCCATGGCACAGATCTTCGCACGGAAGTGATTGCTGGGTTTACCACCTTCTTAACCATGGCGTACATCATATTCGTCAACCCATCGATTTTAGCCGAAACAGGCATGGACAAAGGTGCGGTCTTTGTCGCCACTTGTCTTGCTGCAGCGATCGGTTGTTTGGTGATGGGGATTGTTGCCAACTATCCGGTGGCGCAGGCGCCAGGTATGGGCTTGAATGCTTTTTTCACCTATACGGTGGTTCTGCAGATGGGGCACTCATGGCAAGTTGCGCTGGCGGCGGTGTTTATTTCTGGGCTTTGCTTTATCGCACTGAGTGTATTGCGCGTGCGAGAGTGGATTATTAACTCCATTCCCATGTCACTAAGAACCGGGATTTCTGCCGGTATTGGCCTTTTCTTGGCGCTGATTGCCTTACAAAATGCTGGGATTGTGGTCGACCATCCCGCCACCCTAGTGGCGCTCGGTGATGTCACTGCGTTCGCGCCCGCGATGGCTGCATTGGGATTTTTCCTGACCATTGGGCTTGTGCATCGTGGTTTGAAAGGGGCGGTGATGATTGCCATTTTAGCGGTCACCGTGATTGGTGTGGTTGCTGGTGATGTATCTTATGGCGGTGTGATGTCAGCCCCGCCGAGCTTAGCACCGACGTTTATGCAGCTAGACTTCTCTGGCGCATTGGAAGTGGGGCTGGTCTCGATTGTGTTCGCATTTTTGTTTGTTGACCTTTTTGATACCGCAGGAACCTTAGTGGGTGTGGCACAGCGCGCGGAACTTCTCGACAAAGATGGTAAACTACCGCGCTTAAATCGTGCTTTACTGGCAGACAGTACCGCGACCTCCGTCGGGGCGCTTTTAGGCACGTCAAACACGACCTCTTATATCGAGAGTGTCTCCGGGGTCGCCGCGGGTGGGCGCACTGGCCTAACGGCGGTCGTTGTTGGCATCTTGTTTTTGCTCGCGCTCTTTTTTGCGCCGCTTGCAGGGATGGTGCCGGCTTATGCGACCGCCGGCGCATTGTTTTATGTGGCGATCTTGATGATGTCTGGCTTAGTCGGTATCAATTGGCGAGATCTCACAGAAGCGGCCCCCGTGGTGGTTGTCTGTTTGCTGATGCCGCTGACCTATTCGATTGCAAGCGGTATCGGACTTGGCTTTATTGCGTTTTGTGCCGTAAAAACCTTTGCGGGCAAAGGGCGAGAAGTCCCTGTCAGTATTTGGATTTTGGCGGGGTTGTTCTTACTCAAGTTCGTTTTCTTGGTGTAA
- a CDS encoding FAD:protein FMN transferase, with protein MKTLWLRCAWLLAVVMGLAGCDRAPELVHLTGETMGTYYSVKYIATENTPSQDKVQAEIDARLETVNDQMSTYRTDSELSQFNQQKADTPMDVSPATATVVKEAIRLNEFTQGALDVTVGPLVNLWSFGPEKRPENIPSDKDIASRMERVGLEHLQVEGNTLTKTHPDLYVDLSTIAKGYGVDVVANYLATLGLDNYLVEIGGELQLKGVNQDQNPWRIAIEKPSAGAQSVQEIIQPGDMAVATSGDYRNYFEQDGVRYSHIIDPETGRPINHHLVSVTVLDPSCMTADGLATGFMVLGPEKAMALANQADIPAFMVVKTDDGFTEMASEAFKPYLNR; from the coding sequence ATGAAGACGTTATGGTTACGCTGCGCATGGCTATTGGCCGTCGTTATGGGCTTGGCTGGTTGCGATCGCGCGCCAGAGCTGGTGCATTTGACTGGTGAGACCATGGGCACATACTACTCCGTGAAGTATATCGCCACAGAGAACACCCCGTCGCAAGATAAGGTTCAAGCTGAGATTGATGCACGTTTGGAAACGGTTAACGATCAGATGTCGACGTATCGTACCGATTCTGAACTTAGCCAGTTCAATCAGCAGAAGGCTGACACACCAATGGACGTATCGCCAGCAACGGCGACCGTGGTGAAAGAAGCGATTCGGCTGAATGAATTCACTCAAGGGGCACTGGATGTCACTGTAGGCCCGTTGGTGAACTTATGGAGCTTTGGCCCAGAGAAACGTCCAGAGAATATTCCGAGCGACAAAGACATCGCCTCACGCATGGAAAGGGTTGGGTTGGAGCACTTACAGGTCGAAGGTAACACCCTCACCAAAACCCATCCTGATCTGTATGTCGATTTGTCGACGATAGCCAAAGGGTATGGGGTGGATGTGGTCGCCAATTATCTCGCCACGCTTGGTCTCGATAATTATTTGGTTGAGATTGGCGGTGAGTTACAATTAAAGGGTGTCAACCAAGATCAAAACCCGTGGCGGATTGCCATCGAAAAACCCAGTGCTGGCGCGCAATCTGTGCAAGAGATCATTCAGCCCGGTGATATGGCCGTCGCCACGTCTGGCGATTACCGTAACTATTTTGAGCAAGATGGTGTACGTTATTCGCACATTATCGACCCTGAAACCGGGCGGCCCATCAATCATCACCTCGTGTCCGTCACTGTGCTTGATCCGTCTTGCATGACTGCCGATGGTTTAGCGACGGGCTTTATGGTGTTGGGGCCGGAAAAGGCAATGGCGCTGGCCAACCAAGCGGATATTCCCGCGTTTATGGTGGTCAAAACCGATGATGGGTTTACAGAAATGGCTTCAGAGGCCTTTAAACCGTATCTAAACCGTTAG
- the crl gene encoding sigma factor-binding protein Crl — MSDKLPLSHGRLKTRFTALGPYFREGKSDTERYFFDSLSVCVDANKDPEAREFWGWWFELTPHSDRLEYRYGFGLYDKKGDWVNKPVPRAAQEAVDKTLTNFYAKLCALVEDELNLTLLPSHALTEPELACSE, encoded by the coding sequence ATGAGCGATAAATTACCGCTTTCACACGGACGATTAAAAACACGTTTTACTGCATTGGGCCCGTACTTTCGCGAAGGAAAGTCGGACACCGAACGCTACTTTTTCGATAGCCTCTCTGTGTGTGTGGATGCTAATAAAGATCCCGAAGCACGTGAATTTTGGGGCTGGTGGTTTGAGCTGACTCCGCACTCTGACCGCTTGGAGTATCGTTACGGCTTTGGTTTGTATGATAAAAAAGGAGATTGGGTCAACAAACCTGTTCCGCGAGCTGCGCAAGAGGCCGTGGATAAAACCCTGACTAATTTTTATGCCAAATTGTGCGCCTTGGTAGAAGATGAATTAAACCTTACTCTTTTGCCCAGCCATGCGTTAACCGAGCCAGAGCTGGCTTGTTCTGAATAA
- the nqrF gene encoding NADH:ubiquinone reductase (Na(+)-transporting) subunit F gives MDIILGVVMFTLIVLALVLVILFAKSKLVPTGDVTIDINDDPEKAIVTQPGGKLLGALAGAGVFVSSACGGGGSCGQCRVKIKEGGGDILPTELDHITKGEAREGERLSCQVAVKQDMKIELPEEIFGVKKWECEVISNDNKATFIKELKLRIPDGESVPFRAGGYIQIEAPPHHIKYSDFDIPEEYREDWEKFNLFRYESKVDEEIIRAYSMANYPEEEGIIMLNVRVATPPPRNPDVPPGQMSSYIWSLKPGDKCTISGPFGEFFAKDTDAEMVFVGGGAGMAPMRSHIFDQLKRLNTDRKITFWYGARSKREMFYVEDFDMLQEQNDNFEWYCALSDPLPEDNWEGDTGFIHNVLYENYLKDHEAPEDCEYYMCGPPMMNAAVIGLLKDLGVEDENILLDDFGG, from the coding sequence ATGGACATTATTCTTGGTGTAGTGATGTTTACTCTGATTGTGCTGGCATTGGTATTGGTGATCTTGTTCGCCAAATCCAAGCTGGTACCAACCGGAGACGTCACAATTGATATCAATGACGATCCTGAAAAAGCGATCGTGACTCAGCCAGGCGGTAAGCTGCTTGGCGCACTGGCCGGTGCTGGTGTGTTTGTATCGTCTGCCTGTGGTGGCGGTGGTTCATGTGGTCAGTGCCGCGTGAAGATCAAAGAAGGTGGTGGTGATATTCTGCCAACCGAGCTTGACCACATCACCAAAGGTGAAGCACGTGAAGGTGAGCGTCTTTCATGTCAGGTTGCTGTAAAGCAAGACATGAAAATTGAGCTTCCCGAAGAAATCTTTGGGGTGAAGAAGTGGGAATGTGAAGTTATTTCCAACGATAACAAAGCCACCTTTATCAAAGAGTTGAAACTGCGTATCCCTGATGGCGAGTCGGTACCATTCCGAGCTGGTGGCTATATTCAAATTGAAGCGCCACCGCATCACATCAAATACTCAGACTTTGATATTCCTGAGGAATATCGTGAAGACTGGGAGAAGTTTAATCTCTTCCGCTATGAGTCGAAGGTGGATGAAGAGATCATCCGTGCGTACTCGATGGCAAACTACCCAGAAGAGGAAGGCATTATCATGCTGAACGTGCGTGTGGCAACGCCACCACCACGTAATCCTGATGTGCCACCAGGTCAGATGTCGTCCTATATTTGGTCACTCAAGCCAGGCGACAAGTGTACAATCTCTGGGCCATTCGGTGAGTTCTTTGCTAAAGACACCGATGCGGAGATGGTATTTGTGGGTGGTGGTGCCGGTATGGCGCCAATGCGCTCACACATCTTTGACCAGCTTAAGCGTCTGAACACCGATCGTAAGATCACCTTCTGGTATGGTGCGCGCTCTAAGCGAGAAATGTTCTATGTCGAAGACTTCGATATGCTCCAAGAGCAAAACGATAACTTCGAGTGGTATTGTGCGCTATCGGATCCGCTTCCAGAGGATAACTGGGAAGGGGACACGGGCTTTATTCACAATGTCCTTTATGAAAACTACTTGAAAGATCATGAAGCGCCAGAAGATTGTGAGTACTACATGTGTGGGCCGCCGATGATGAACGCCGCCGTGATTGGTTTGCTTAAAGACTTGGGTGTCGAAGACGAAAACATCCTGTTGGATGACTTCGGCGGATAA
- the nqrM gene encoding (Na+)-NQR maturation NqrM: protein MSVFLITFAVFVLVIAGMAIGYIVQQKTISGSCGGLGAVGIEKECDCPEPCDARKKREDRAEKTREWKKNQII from the coding sequence ATGTCAGTTTTTCTTATCACCTTTGCTGTCTTTGTACTCGTCATTGCCGGTATGGCGATTGGTTACATCGTGCAGCAGAAAACGATCAGTGGTAGCTGTGGTGGCTTGGGGGCCGTCGGTATCGAGAAAGAGTGTGACTGCCCAGAGCCATGCGATGCGCGGAAAAAGCGAGAAGACCGCGCGGAAAAAACGCGTGAATGGAAGAAAAACCAAATCATCTAA
- the proB gene encoding glutamate 5-kinase, translating to MTIQDAFQDGDLAANVSSQTLVVKLGTSVLTGGSARLDQAHMVELVRQCARLRQQGHQVIIVSSAAIAAGREHLGYPVLADTVANKQMLAAVGQCRLIQTWEHLFGLYGFQVGQMLLTRADLEHRERFLNARDMLQALLDNGIIPIVNENDAVATSEIKVGDNDNLSALVAILADADKLLLLTDQPGLFTADPRSNPDAELIREVHTIDETLRKLAGGSVGGLGTGGMATKLQAADIGRRAGVEVTIAAGSKPEVIQKVTAGDNAGTRFLPLESPLESRKRWILAGPPPAGDIVVDAGAITAVTQKGSSLLSKGIVAVKGTFARGEVVRILSVEGKCVARGICRYTASDLRRIAGAHSQQIADILGYEYGPVAMHRDDLVVVDN from the coding sequence ATGACAATTCAAGATGCATTTCAAGACGGTGACCTTGCGGCCAACGTCTCTTCCCAAACTCTCGTGGTAAAACTTGGCACCAGTGTGTTAACGGGCGGCTCTGCGCGCTTAGACCAAGCACACATGGTCGAACTGGTGCGTCAATGTGCGCGTTTACGCCAGCAAGGTCACCAGGTGATCATTGTGTCATCCGCGGCGATTGCCGCAGGCAGAGAGCATCTCGGCTACCCAGTGCTTGCTGACACCGTGGCCAACAAGCAAATGTTGGCGGCGGTAGGGCAATGCCGTCTTATACAAACCTGGGAGCACCTGTTTGGCTTATATGGCTTTCAAGTCGGTCAAATGCTGCTTACTCGGGCCGACCTAGAACACCGCGAACGCTTTCTCAACGCCCGCGATATGCTTCAGGCCTTACTGGATAATGGCATCATTCCGATTGTGAATGAGAACGATGCGGTTGCGACATCCGAAATCAAGGTGGGCGATAATGATAACTTATCTGCCTTGGTGGCGATTCTCGCGGATGCAGACAAACTCCTACTGTTAACTGACCAACCTGGCCTATTCACGGCCGATCCGCGTTCAAACCCCGATGCCGAGCTGATTCGTGAAGTCCATACCATTGATGAAACACTCCGCAAATTAGCGGGGGGCAGTGTCGGGGGGCTTGGTACCGGCGGGATGGCAACCAAGCTTCAAGCGGCTGATATTGGCCGTCGAGCCGGTGTCGAAGTGACCATTGCCGCGGGAAGTAAGCCTGAGGTGATTCAAAAGGTTACCGCTGGCGATAACGCGGGCACACGTTTTTTGCCATTAGAAAGCCCGTTAGAAAGCCGTAAACGCTGGATCCTTGCCGGACCTCCGCCAGCGGGTGATATCGTTGTCGATGCGGGGGCGATTACTGCGGTGACGCAAAAAGGCAGCAGTTTGTTGAGCAAAGGCATCGTTGCGGTGAAAGGGACGTTTGCACGCGGCGAGGTGGTACGTATTCTGTCGGTGGAGGGGAAATGCGTCGCGCGAGGAATTTGTCGCTATACCGCCAGTGACTTGCGCCGTATTGCCGGTGCGCATAGCCAACAAATCGCAGATATCCTAGGTTATGAGTATGGACCAGTTGCGATGCACCGTGATGATCTTGTGGTGGTAGACAATTAA
- the dinB gene encoding DNA polymerase IV, with the protein MTSSKNRRASKKIIHIDMDCFYAAVEMRDNPALQTIPLAIGGSADGRGVIATCNYPARRFGIRSAMATAQALKLCPGLTVMRGDMRKYRQVSQQLHAIFHRYTDLIEPLSLDEAYLDVTDTVCLQNSATRIAQAIRRDIYQELGLTASAGVAPVKFVAKVASDKNKPDGICVVAPEQVDDFVRDLPLQSIPGVGRVTLTKLHEWNLFTCADIQACDQAMLIQRMGKFGAVLWQRAHGIDRREVEVERIRKSVGVERTLSEDIDQLEACLPWIEHLYQALLVRLEKADANGRICRQGIKIKFNDFQTTTVAHRCESLDRALFDTLLNEAFYRGEGRRIRLIGLSVGLGDDNAPQLSLLG; encoded by the coding sequence ATGACGAGCTCAAAAAACCGCCGAGCGAGCAAGAAAATTATCCATATCGACATGGACTGTTTTTATGCGGCCGTCGAAATGCGTGATAATCCTGCGTTACAAACCATTCCCTTAGCGATTGGTGGGTCTGCGGATGGGCGAGGTGTGATAGCGACTTGTAATTATCCGGCGCGCCGATTTGGGATCCGTTCGGCAATGGCGACCGCTCAAGCCCTTAAACTATGTCCTGGGCTAACCGTCATGCGCGGTGATATGCGCAAATACCGTCAAGTATCTCAGCAGCTTCATGCTATCTTTCATCGCTACACCGATCTCATTGAGCCGTTATCTTTGGATGAAGCTTACCTCGATGTCACCGACACTGTGTGTCTACAAAACTCTGCGACGCGGATAGCTCAAGCGATTCGGCGCGATATTTATCAAGAGCTTGGTCTCACCGCATCAGCCGGTGTGGCACCGGTCAAGTTTGTCGCCAAAGTTGCCTCAGACAAAAACAAACCCGATGGCATTTGTGTCGTGGCACCTGAGCAGGTCGATGACTTTGTCCGTGACCTCCCTTTACAGTCGATTCCTGGCGTTGGCCGGGTGACATTGACGAAATTGCACGAGTGGAACCTCTTCACCTGTGCTGACATTCAAGCTTGTGACCAGGCAATGCTGATACAGCGAATGGGCAAGTTTGGTGCCGTGTTGTGGCAGCGCGCTCATGGGATTGATCGGCGAGAGGTCGAAGTTGAACGAATTCGCAAATCCGTGGGCGTAGAGCGGACTCTATCCGAAGATATTGATCAGCTTGAGGCTTGCTTACCCTGGATAGAGCACCTGTACCAAGCATTGTTAGTACGCTTGGAAAAAGCCGATGCCAATGGCCGCATTTGTCGGCAGGGGATAAAAATCAAGTTTAATGATTTTCAAACGACCACGGTTGCCCACCGCTGTGAGTCACTCGACCGCGCGCTGTTTGATACTTTGTTGAATGAGGCGTTCTATCGTGGTGAGGGAAGGCGTATACGCCTAATTGGACTATCGGTAGGGTTGGGGGACGATAATGCCCCCCAACTGAGCTTACTGGGTTAA
- the gpt gene encoding xanthine phosphoribosyltransferase, which yields MSNKFIITWDNMQMYTRQLAEKLLPAEQWKGIIAVSRGGLVPAAILARELGIRHVDTVCISSYDHDHQRDMRVVKQAPGDGEGFIVVDDLVDTGGTAEMVRQLYPKARFVTVSAKPAGKPLVDDYVVDIAQDTWIEQPWDMAVSYVEPIAK from the coding sequence ATGAGCAATAAGTTTATTATCACTTGGGACAATATGCAGATGTATACCCGTCAATTGGCGGAGAAATTGCTGCCCGCAGAGCAATGGAAGGGGATTATTGCCGTGAGCCGCGGAGGCCTCGTACCCGCTGCCATATTGGCGCGCGAGCTGGGTATCCGTCACGTCGATACTGTGTGTATTTCAAGTTATGACCATGACCATCAACGCGATATGCGTGTGGTGAAGCAAGCGCCCGGTGATGGTGAAGGTTTTATCGTGGTGGATGACTTGGTGGATACCGGTGGTACCGCAGAAATGGTCCGCCAGCTATACCCGAAAGCGCGGTTTGTCACCGTCAGTGCCAAGCCAGCAGGGAAACCTTTGGTTGATGACTATGTGGTCGATATTGCCCAAGACACCTGGATTGAACAGCCTTGGGATATGGCCGTTAGTTATGTTGAGCCGATAGCCAAATAA
- a CDS encoding aminoacyl-histidine dipeptidase yields the protein MESTVSEISQLSPRPIWAFFDQICAIPHPSYHESQLAQFIIDWAKGRGLAVRQDQTGNLFIRKPATPGMENRKGVVLQAHLDMVPQKNENTDHDFTRDPIRPYIDGDWVTAEGTTLGADNGIGMASCLAVLDADDIEHGPLEVLLTTNEEAGMDGAFGLEAGWLDGDILLNTDSEQEGEIYMGCAGGVDASMHFPIERQADDEVLARFTVGIKGLKGGHSGVDIHTGRANANKLLARLLSHHLGETDTRLLALRGGTLRNAIPREAFADIAVPADQQQALAAAIDDFAMLMKDELGQLEEQVTVILEPCDNPVAPLTRAVQSRLLAALNAAPNGVVRMSDDVPGVVETSLNLGVINTEDERITVLFLIRSLIDSGREMMQGTLQSLASLANVTVEFSGAYPGWKPDPDSQIMHIFRDTYEGIYQRKPDIMVIHAGLECGLFKKPYPTMDMISFGPTIKFPHSPDEKVNIDSVAHYWQQMQAILKAIPAKSA from the coding sequence ATGGAGTCTACCGTGTCTGAAATCAGCCAATTATCACCCCGCCCCATTTGGGCATTCTTCGACCAGATCTGTGCTATTCCTCATCCTTCTTATCATGAGTCGCAACTTGCTCAATTTATTATCGACTGGGCCAAAGGGCGTGGCCTAGCCGTCCGTCAGGATCAAACGGGGAACTTATTTATTCGTAAACCGGCCACGCCCGGAATGGAAAACCGTAAAGGGGTGGTGCTCCAAGCTCACCTAGATATGGTGCCGCAGAAAAATGAAAATACGGATCATGATTTTACTCGCGATCCTATTCGTCCCTACATTGACGGTGATTGGGTAACGGCAGAAGGCACCACATTAGGTGCGGACAACGGTATTGGCATGGCTTCATGCCTTGCCGTACTGGACGCCGATGATATCGAGCATGGCCCGCTCGAAGTGCTACTCACCACCAATGAAGAAGCCGGTATGGACGGTGCATTTGGCTTGGAAGCAGGATGGCTAGACGGGGACATCTTGCTTAACACGGATTCAGAGCAAGAGGGGGAAATCTATATGGGATGTGCCGGTGGCGTCGACGCCAGCATGCACTTTCCGATAGAGCGTCAGGCAGACGATGAGGTACTTGCGCGTTTTACGGTGGGTATTAAAGGCCTAAAAGGCGGCCATTCGGGCGTCGATATTCACACGGGTCGCGCCAATGCCAATAAGTTACTGGCCCGCTTGCTCAGCCATCATCTTGGCGAAACAGATACTCGCCTACTTGCATTACGCGGCGGGACATTGCGCAATGCCATCCCACGAGAAGCCTTTGCCGATATTGCCGTGCCTGCCGATCAACAGCAAGCACTGGCTGCAGCCATCGATGACTTTGCCATGCTGATGAAAGACGAGCTCGGCCAGCTGGAGGAACAAGTCACTGTCATTCTTGAGCCATGTGATAACCCCGTTGCGCCATTGACACGCGCCGTACAGTCTCGCTTATTAGCGGCGTTAAATGCGGCACCAAACGGTGTTGTAAGAATGAGTGATGATGTTCCAGGCGTAGTCGAAACATCACTGAATTTGGGGGTTATCAACACCGAAGACGAGCGCATTACTGTGCTATTTCTGATCCGCTCCTTAATCGATTCGGGCAGAGAAATGATGCAAGGAACGCTGCAATCGTTGGCCAGCCTTGCCAATGTCACGGTCGAGTTTTCAGGCGCATACCCTGGTTGGAAGCCCGATCCAGACTCGCAAATCATGCATATCTTCCGTGACACCTATGAAGGTATTTATCAGCGCAAACCCGACATTATGGTCATTCACGCTGGCCTTGAATGCGGCTTGTTTAAAAAACCCTATCCAACCATGGATATGATTTCATTCGGCCCGACCATCAAGTTCCCGCACTCACCCGATGAAAAAGTGAATATCGACAGTGTGGCTCATTACTGGCAGCAAATGCAGGCGATTTTAAAAGCGATCCCCGCTAAATCGGCTTAA
- the frsA gene encoding esterase FrsA has product MSDNESQNLSVKLFAKHKHATETSTLFGAVQQTQQSDYSAFDGDSESSWYRMRRRGQWTWQGVEPLEMEAIFARIAHSDNSRSVETLLDTVEGYRSGNWNYEWTAVGMQHQKAAQALMDEGKAKQAGEQWLQACTYFGIAAYPHLKGDSLALQSETLAFKAFESAIAQLPFTVKTVETRLDGKSLKGYLYLPRTDATLPVVILSGSLDSLQTDLWRLFVDYFAPADIAVLTLDMPSVGHSCHWHLNEDTSRLHTAMLDKLVDVPWVDHHRVGTMGIRFGANPAVRMAFLEPHRVKASASLGGIVHALLTDASLMKKMPPMYLDTLGSRLGRRIPIDTLKTRLQAWSLKNQGLLTGRRTEVPILALSLKDDPVCPESDNQMIARYSRGGKAMTLPNTPLHDGYHRALTETVKWFEDVL; this is encoded by the coding sequence GTGTCGGACAACGAATCACAAAACTTATCGGTGAAGCTGTTTGCTAAACACAAGCATGCCACTGAGACATCGACCCTGTTCGGTGCCGTTCAGCAAACCCAACAGTCAGATTACTCGGCATTTGATGGTGACAGTGAGTCGAGTTGGTATCGAATGCGCCGTCGTGGTCAGTGGACGTGGCAAGGGGTTGAGCCACTCGAAATGGAAGCCATCTTTGCCCGTATCGCTCACTCAGACAACTCGCGTTCGGTAGAAACATTGCTCGATACCGTTGAAGGCTACCGCTCGGGAAACTGGAATTATGAATGGACAGCGGTTGGCATGCAGCATCAAAAAGCCGCCCAAGCCTTGATGGATGAAGGAAAGGCGAAGCAAGCCGGGGAGCAGTGGCTGCAAGCTTGTACATATTTTGGCATTGCTGCATACCCACACCTAAAAGGCGATAGCCTTGCGCTGCAGTCGGAAACCTTGGCATTCAAGGCGTTCGAGAGCGCGATTGCACAACTGCCGTTCACAGTGAAAACGGTGGAGACTCGGCTAGATGGAAAATCACTGAAAGGCTATCTCTATTTACCCCGCACCGACGCCACGCTGCCAGTGGTTATCTTAAGCGGCAGCTTAGATAGTTTACAAACTGACTTGTGGCGCTTGTTCGTTGACTACTTCGCGCCCGCCGATATTGCTGTGCTAACCCTGGATATGCCCTCTGTAGGACATAGCTGTCATTGGCATCTCAATGAAGATACCAGCCGTTTGCACACCGCGATGTTGGATAAACTAGTCGATGTGCCTTGGGTGGATCATCACCGTGTGGGGACCATGGGCATTCGCTTTGGTGCGAATCCTGCGGTGAGAATGGCGTTTTTAGAGCCGCATCGCGTGAAAGCCAGTGCCTCACTTGGTGGCATTGTGCATGCGTTACTGACAGACGCTTCTTTAATGAAAAAAATGCCACCTATGTACCTAGATACCCTCGGATCACGCTTGGGGCGCCGCATTCCAATCGACACATTAAAAACGCGCTTACAGGCCTGGTCGCTAAAAAACCAAGGGTTGCTTACTGGCCGACGCACTGAGGTGCCGATCTTAGCGCTTAGCCTAAAAGATGATCCCGTTTGTCCGGAGTCAGATAATCAAATGATCGCCAGATACAGTCGTGGTGGCAAAGCCATGACCTTACCGAATACCCCACTGCACGATGGTTATCACCGTGCCTTGACCGAAACCGTTAAGTGGTTCGAGGATGTGCTCTAA